A genomic window from Microbacterium sp. ET2 includes:
- a CDS encoding Gfo/Idh/MocA family protein encodes MTGRLRIGLVGTGWVAHQHVAGSRHVAADDVEIVAAADPRGDVLDDFATRYDIPHRFRDATTMITSGTVDAIALLTPPAVRAEVLEPAFAQGIHVLIEKPFAQSGADAVTFTEAAEAAHVTLAVSQNFRWFPEYPWVRAQVRRPEAGDVTFLEARTFQDRPQAGGVWRAEETKLEMAIFSVHLIDRLRWIAPTEPVGVRALTRRRRGSTVRGEQWASLLVDFAGGGVGVVTSSWTSRRLPTNTFRVDTTHGSVAVQRSAPMAGTATGVADFDGETPQEVVFSETRSGEHSALSYGSSMREFARAIAEGRDPAHSARDNLQTMGLMEAAYLSAARNGSPVTIEEALHGHVALR; translated from the coding sequence ATGACCGGCCGGTTGCGGATCGGACTGGTCGGAACCGGCTGGGTAGCCCATCAGCACGTTGCGGGATCGAGGCACGTCGCTGCGGATGACGTGGAGATCGTCGCCGCGGCCGACCCTCGGGGCGATGTACTCGACGACTTCGCCACGCGATACGACATCCCCCACCGCTTCCGCGATGCGACCACCATGATCACCTCGGGAACGGTGGATGCCATCGCCCTGCTCACGCCACCGGCCGTGCGGGCCGAGGTGCTCGAGCCGGCCTTCGCACAGGGCATCCACGTGCTCATCGAGAAGCCGTTCGCCCAGTCCGGAGCCGACGCCGTCACCTTCACCGAAGCAGCCGAGGCAGCCCACGTGACCCTCGCGGTGAGTCAGAACTTCCGCTGGTTCCCGGAGTACCCATGGGTTCGGGCCCAGGTACGCCGGCCGGAGGCGGGGGATGTCACCTTCCTCGAGGCTCGGACCTTTCAGGACAGACCGCAGGCGGGAGGTGTCTGGCGGGCCGAGGAGACGAAGCTCGAGATGGCGATCTTCAGCGTCCACCTCATCGATCGGCTCCGCTGGATCGCGCCGACCGAGCCGGTGGGGGTCCGGGCCCTCACGCGCCGGCGCCGGGGAAGCACTGTGCGAGGCGAGCAGTGGGCATCCCTCCTCGTGGACTTCGCCGGCGGCGGAGTGGGTGTCGTGACGTCGTCCTGGACGAGCCGTCGCCTCCCGACCAACACGTTCCGCGTCGACACGACACACGGATCCGTCGCGGTCCAGCGGAGCGCTCCGATGGCTGGGACGGCGACGGGCGTTGCCGACTTCGACGGCGAGACCCCGCAGGAGGTCGTCTTCAGCGAAACCCGCAGCGGGGAGCACTCGGCACTGTCGTACGGCTCGAGCATGCGCGAGTTCGCACGAGCCATCGCCGAGGGTCGAGACCCCGCCCACAGCGCTCGCGACAACCTCCAGACCATGGGTCTGATGGAAGCCGCCTACCTCTCGGCCGCTCGAAACGGCAGCCCCGTCACCATCGAAGAGGCCTTGCACGGACATGTCGCGCTCCGCTGA
- a CDS encoding CaiB/BaiF CoA transferase family protein, with amino-acid sequence MQPGALDGMTVVDLTQVMAGPFCTMLLADFGADVIKVEPPGGGDQTRHSWGRSGKGEDGPAFFALNRNKRSVVLDLRSDEGLADLRRLVADADVLVENYRPGVTARLGIDYETLRDLNPGLIYASISGFGQSGPYSNRPGYDLIAQGMAGVMGVTGHPDAPPAKAGVPVADLGSGLFCAYGIAAAYIHKLRTGEGQRVETSLFEAALGFTVWEATEYWASGDVPARTGSSHRMSAPYQAFRTGDGWMTIGANNQRLWGFLCAALDAPELELDERFATNPLRMKNKQELADTIESLLAGHGTDYWVERLLAGGVPCGPILAYDEVLRDPHTEHREMVKTIPHPVEGEVQTLGFPIKMSGTPAEVRRHPPLLGEHQDELLGERIP; translated from the coding sequence ATGCAACCCGGCGCCCTCGACGGAATGACGGTGGTCGACCTCACGCAGGTCATGGCGGGACCCTTCTGCACGATGCTGCTGGCGGATTTCGGAGCCGATGTCATCAAGGTGGAGCCCCCCGGTGGGGGTGACCAGACTCGTCATTCGTGGGGTCGCTCCGGCAAAGGCGAAGACGGGCCCGCGTTCTTCGCACTCAATCGCAATAAGCGCTCGGTCGTCCTCGATCTGCGCTCTGACGAGGGTCTCGCCGATCTTCGTCGGCTCGTGGCCGACGCCGATGTCCTCGTGGAGAACTACCGTCCCGGCGTCACGGCTCGTCTCGGGATCGACTATGAGACGCTGCGCGATCTCAATCCGGGCCTCATATACGCCAGCATCTCGGGGTTCGGGCAATCCGGTCCGTATTCGAATCGGCCCGGCTACGACCTCATCGCCCAGGGGATGGCGGGTGTCATGGGGGTGACCGGGCACCCCGACGCACCGCCGGCGAAGGCGGGCGTTCCTGTCGCCGATCTTGGATCCGGGCTGTTCTGCGCGTACGGCATCGCCGCCGCCTACATCCACAAGCTGCGTACCGGGGAGGGGCAGCGCGTAGAGACCTCCCTGTTCGAAGCGGCCCTCGGCTTCACCGTCTGGGAAGCGACGGAGTACTGGGCCAGTGGAGACGTACCCGCCCGCACCGGCTCGTCGCACCGCATGTCGGCGCCGTACCAGGCCTTCCGCACCGGTGACGGGTGGATGACGATCGGCGCCAACAACCAGCGGCTCTGGGGATTCCTGTGCGCTGCCCTCGATGCGCCCGAGCTCGAACTCGACGAGCGGTTCGCGACCAACCCGCTGCGGATGAAGAACAAGCAGGAGCTGGCCGACACCATCGAGTCGCTGCTGGCAGGCCACGGCACGGACTACTGGGTGGAGCGGCTCCTGGCGGGCGGAGTGCCCTGCGGACCGATCCTGGCGTACGACGAAGTCCTGCGCGATCCGCACACAGAGCACCGGGAGATGGTGAAGACGATTCCTCACCCGGTCGAGGGCGAGGTGCAGACCCTCGGCTTCCCGATCAAGATGAGCGGCACTCCCGCAGAGGTCCGCCGGCACCCGCCGCTTCTCGGCGAGCACCAGGACGAGCTTCTGGGTGAGCGGATCCCATGA
- a CDS encoding amidohydrolase family protein, producing the protein MIIDAHHHLWPADVIDRQPWRPADDGVLRRAFDAEEWERELDASGIDGSIVMQSVDDVDENARLAAYARTSPRIHGWVGYADLASPADGVAQVDGLLALRTQAGGDKLVGVRCLVGADPMAWTAERDGRRALLRAADGGLVWDTVPITDDQIDAISAVARAAPHLRIVVDHLASPPMSEDGFGDWVRRVRRLAETPNIAIKLSVGVAVLQRWASWDDAALRPYVDVALAAFGPSRCMLASNWPVVLLRASHRQAWNSMVRAVRDLDGDDRRLVTGGTAAHWYGLGAHR; encoded by the coding sequence ATGATCATCGACGCTCACCATCACCTTTGGCCCGCAGATGTGATCGACAGGCAGCCCTGGCGTCCCGCCGACGACGGCGTGCTCCGCCGGGCCTTCGATGCCGAGGAGTGGGAGCGGGAGCTCGACGCCTCCGGGATCGACGGAAGCATCGTCATGCAATCCGTCGACGACGTCGACGAGAACGCCCGCTTGGCGGCGTACGCCCGCACGAGCCCGCGCATCCACGGATGGGTGGGCTACGCCGATCTCGCCTCGCCCGCTGACGGCGTCGCGCAGGTCGACGGCCTGCTCGCCCTTCGAACGCAGGCCGGTGGAGACAAGCTCGTCGGCGTGCGGTGCCTGGTGGGGGCCGATCCGATGGCATGGACGGCGGAACGCGACGGCCGCCGAGCGCTGCTCCGCGCAGCCGACGGCGGACTGGTCTGGGACACGGTGCCGATCACCGACGATCAGATCGACGCGATCTCGGCGGTGGCCCGAGCTGCGCCGCACCTGCGCATCGTCGTCGACCACCTCGCATCCCCGCCGATGTCCGAGGACGGCTTCGGAGACTGGGTGCGGCGTGTGCGCCGCCTCGCCGAGACCCCGAACATTGCGATCAAACTGTCGGTGGGCGTCGCGGTACTGCAGCGATGGGCGTCGTGGGACGACGCCGCACTCCGGCCGTACGTCGATGTCGCACTCGCCGCCTTCGGGCCGTCTCGATGCATGCTGGCGAGCAACTGGCCCGTCGTCCTCCTGCGCGCCAGCCATCGCCAGGCGTGGAACAGCATGGTCCGGGCCGTACGCGACCTCGACGGCGACGACCGGCGCCTGGTCACCGGCGGGACCGCGGCCCACTGGTACGGGCTGGGAGCACACCGATGA
- a CDS encoding enoyl-CoA hydratase-related protein: MTGTVDLRADRGVATLTFSNPRSRNAIDRAMYDAFEGFLRDIRADESVRAVVLRGADGAFVGGTDIRWLQEITSGPDGVAYEAHMRRVQVALTDVDVPIIAVVDGACVGGGIVLAALSDLVVCTPSSRFGSPIARTVGNTLSPTSIARLSATFGRRNTAEMLFTARLFSAEEALQAGFVTSVVDADGVEEHLDGLLDAIRSCAPLTLRSFRRLWRRVDAVLADAPRDDVYAEIYGSADFQEGVAAFLDKRRPSFEGR, encoded by the coding sequence ATGACGGGCACCGTCGATCTCCGCGCCGATCGCGGCGTCGCCACGCTGACCTTCTCGAACCCACGGAGCCGCAACGCCATCGACCGGGCGATGTACGACGCGTTCGAGGGCTTCCTGCGCGACATCCGTGCGGACGAGTCGGTGAGGGCGGTCGTCCTCCGCGGCGCCGACGGTGCGTTCGTCGGCGGCACGGACATCCGCTGGCTGCAGGAGATCACCTCCGGACCGGACGGCGTCGCCTACGAGGCCCACATGCGCCGGGTCCAGGTGGCGCTGACCGATGTGGACGTGCCGATCATCGCCGTCGTCGACGGAGCGTGCGTGGGTGGCGGCATTGTTCTGGCCGCCCTCAGCGACCTCGTCGTGTGCACACCGTCATCGCGCTTCGGCTCGCCGATCGCCCGAACGGTCGGGAACACCCTGTCGCCGACGTCGATCGCGCGATTGAGCGCCACCTTCGGCCGCCGTAACACTGCCGAGATGCTGTTCACCGCCCGGCTCTTCTCCGCGGAAGAAGCGTTGCAGGCGGGTTTCGTCACATCCGTCGTCGACGCCGATGGGGTGGAAGAGCACCTCGACGGGCTGCTCGATGCCATCCGGTCCTGCGCTCCCCTCACCCTCCGATCGTTCCGCCGTCTGTGGCGCCGGGTCGACGCCGTCTTGGCGGATGCGCCCCGAGACGACGTCTACGCGGAGATCTACGGCAGCGCCGACTTCCAGGAGGGCGTTGCGGCGTTCCTCGACAAGCGGCGCCCGTCGTTCGAAGGACGATGA